A single Prevotella sp. E15-22 DNA region contains:
- a CDS encoding M56 family metallopeptidase: MTALLVYTLKSAFVLTLLYLPYTLMLRKERFFRLNRLTLLSILLLALVQPLCKIAQPEGLAQLGGAGTAIVSTQAFVQQTEAIINPDAMTTITMTETPTTWEWQACVAWIYIIGVLLVFCLRLFQMFQVRQAMHHGCLWREEEDDHITVYCHVGDGAPFSWMRNIYICDDDYKQNGRTILLHERAHIVCRHSYDILLLTLVEALQWWNPFVYKLGSSLRDVHEYEADNHVLHQGISQVAYQTLLVRKALANTTYAFANNFNRSHVAKRISMMKRPSSNPWMRSKALYVVPLLIFSLLISATPVVEPLFMLDGVEVESERVMQLPQEDIDHITVLKDGAATRIYGERGKDGVVEIGTKDAAKEAASEATQDNIEDDIVWEICEEMPEYDGDMNDIQKYISQHINYPEEVTDYGLQGALLISFIVEKDGSISNIRSQFAVDTKEEVIATITAAQKNRPKVAQDEEIERIMQIWKSSAEKLVSDLVRDVPGRWKPGRQNGHVVRARVTYPLHYRLQ, translated from the coding sequence ATGACAGCACTCCTTGTTTACACCCTCAAGTCAGCCTTTGTGCTCACGTTGCTCTATCTGCCTTACACGCTGATGTTGCGAAAAGAGCGTTTCTTCAGGTTAAACCGCCTGACGTTGCTTTCAATCCTTCTCTTGGCATTGGTGCAGCCTCTCTGTAAGATTGCCCAGCCAGAAGGTCTGGCACAGTTAGGAGGCGCAGGCACCGCTATTGTCAGCACGCAGGCGTTTGTTCAGCAGACGGAGGCCATCATCAATCCAGATGCGATGACGACGATAACGATGACAGAGACCCCAACAACGTGGGAATGGCAGGCGTGTGTTGCCTGGATATATATAATAGGTGTGTTGCTGGTGTTCTGTCTGCGTTTGTTCCAGATGTTCCAGGTCCGTCAGGCCATGCATCATGGTTGCCTGTGGCGCGAGGAGGAAGACGACCATATCACCGTTTATTGTCATGTGGGCGATGGCGCCCCCTTCAGTTGGATGCGCAATATCTATATCTGTGATGACGACTATAAGCAGAATGGACGCACCATCCTGTTGCACGAACGTGCCCATATCGTCTGCCGCCATTCCTATGATATCCTCCTGCTCACCCTTGTTGAGGCTTTGCAATGGTGGAATCCCTTTGTCTATAAGTTAGGCTCCAGTCTGCGCGATGTGCATGAGTATGAGGCCGACAACCACGTGCTGCACCAAGGCATCTCGCAGGTGGCCTATCAGACCTTGCTGGTGCGCAAGGCCTTGGCCAACACCACCTATGCCTTTGCCAACAACTTCAATCGCAGTCACGTGGCCAAGCGTATCAGTATGATGAAGCGCCCCAGCTCTAATCCCTGGATGCGCAGTAAGGCACTCTATGTTGTGCCCCTGCTCATCTTCTCGCTCCTCATCTCAGCCACGCCCGTGGTCGAGCCGCTTTTCATGCTTGATGGCGTAGAGGTGGAGTCTGAGCGTGTCATGCAGTTGCCCCAGGAAGATATAGACCACATAACGGTACTCAAGGATGGAGCAGCCACAAGGATCTATGGCGAACGAGGCAAGGATGGTGTCGTTGAGATAGGCACCAAAGATGCAGCCAAAGAAGCTGCTTCTGAGGCGACTCAGGACAATATTGAAGATGATATAGTATGGGAAATCTGTGAGGAGATGCCAGAGTATGATGGCGACATGAATGACATTCAGAAGTATATCTCCCAGCATATCAATTATCCAGAAGAAGTCACAGACTATGGTCTTCAAGGCGCACTTCTCATTTCATTTATTGTTGAGAAGGACGGCTCGATATCCAATATCAGGTCTCAATTTGCCGTTGACACCAAGGAAGAGGTTATAGCTACGATTACAGCAGCTCAAAAAAACAGGCCAAAGGTTGCCCAAGACGAGGAGATTGAAAGGATTATGCAGATCTGGAAGTCCTCAGCCGAGAAACTTGTTAGCGACCTTGTTAGAGATGTGCCAGGCCGTTGGAAGCCAGGCCGCCAGAATGGTCATGTGGTAAGAGCCAGAGTCACTTATCCCCTTCATTATCGATTACAATAA
- a CDS encoding BlaI/MecI/CopY family transcriptional regulator, producing MKKSDNALTKTEFQVMSILWDLGHAACAWDILDRWEEPKPAYTTVATYLKVLHEKGYVDFFKNKGEGKTHQYMPMITRVEYTRKAMQEVKKNYFGSSLRNMLSFFVEEEHLTEDDIKELFNQLKEV from the coding sequence ATGAAGAAAAGTGACAATGCGCTAACTAAGACAGAATTTCAAGTGATGTCAATCCTTTGGGACCTGGGCCATGCTGCATGTGCCTGGGACATCCTGGACCGTTGGGAAGAGCCGAAGCCTGCCTATACCACTGTAGCCACCTATCTGAAGGTGCTGCACGAGAAAGGCTATGTGGACTTTTTCAAGAACAAAGGCGAAGGCAAGACCCACCAGTATATGCCCATGATCACCCGTGTGGAATATACCCGCAAGGCCATGCAGGAGGTGAAGAAGAACTATTTTGGCAGTAGTCTCAGGAATATGCTCAGTTTCTTCGTTGAGGAGGAGCATCTGACAGAAGACGATATCAAAGAATTATTTAACCAACTCAAAGAAGTTTAA
- a CDS encoding DUF3667 domain-containing protein, protein MNLKERYHAFKEWQKQPYQVKPLSQEEHTCATCGTTFQGNYCPRCGQSAVVGRYSLKTAFLLFLDVWGLGNRGMFRTIRDLLLRPGYMIRDYLGGMQMAYFPPFKMFFLIAALSILVEGGLNIKGENRFKTTVETFEKGLGVPEATSISVDDNATADAEESPGTKMGKKINASFTDFYDFMENHKTLFLLMGLLMLSLPLYLFHRHCPTIPDIKFPEFFVALIYITNMINIVSAVGGFFCVNVVWLELLTYVLAILALKQFSGYSYWRTIMAGVVSFVIFFFAVFMMVIAVLAVIAFAAYM, encoded by the coding sequence ATGAACCTAAAAGAGAGATACCATGCTTTTAAGGAGTGGCAGAAACAGCCTTATCAGGTGAAACCACTCTCGCAGGAGGAGCACACTTGTGCTACTTGCGGCACTACATTCCAGGGCAACTACTGTCCTCGTTGTGGACAGTCGGCCGTCGTTGGCCGCTATTCTTTGAAAACGGCCTTCTTGCTGTTTCTCGATGTGTGGGGACTGGGTAACCGTGGTATGTTTCGCACCATTCGCGACCTGCTGTTGCGCCCAGGCTATATGATTCGCGACTATCTGGGTGGCATGCAGATGGCCTATTTCCCACCATTCAAGATGTTCTTCCTCATTGCAGCCTTGTCTATCTTGGTGGAAGGCGGCCTGAATATCAAGGGCGAGAATCGCTTCAAGACAACGGTGGAGACCTTTGAGAAGGGTCTTGGCGTGCCTGAGGCGACATCGATATCGGTTGATGACAATGCTACTGCGGATGCAGAGGAATCTCCTGGAACAAAGATGGGAAAGAAGATCAATGCTTCTTTCACAGACTTTTATGATTTCATGGAGAATCATAAGACCTTATTCCTGCTCATGGGACTGCTGATGCTCTCGCTGCCTCTCTATCTGTTTCATCGCCACTGTCCTACCATTCCCGATATTAAGTTTCCAGAGTTCTTCGTGGCACTCATCTATATCACCAACATGATCAACATCGTGTCGGCTGTCGGAGGCTTCTTTTGTGTCAACGTGGTATGGCTGGAACTATTGACATATGTGCTGGCAATCCTGGCCCTGAAACAGTTTTCTGGCTATTCCTACTGGCGTACAATCATGGCTGGCGTAGTGTCGTTCGTCATCTTTTTCTTTGCTGTTTTCATGATGGTAATTGCTGTCCTTGCGGTGATTGCCTTTGCTGCTTATATGTAA
- the upp gene encoding uracil phosphoribosyltransferase: protein MKVINFSEQNSVINHFMAEIRDKSYQKNRLLFRNNIERIGEMMAYEISKTLTYKPKTITTPLGTIDIPIIKDEVLLATVLRAGLPFHEGFLRVFDHAENGFVSAFRMYTNREHTEVGIHTEYLASPSVKGKTVIIVDPMLATGGSMVAAYEALLKTGKPHQVHIASVIGTPEGVDMLKNSVAEDTTLWCAAIDPGMNEHKYIVPGFGDCGDLCYGEKL, encoded by the coding sequence ATGAAAGTCATTAATTTCTCAGAACAGAATTCAGTCATCAATCATTTCATGGCTGAGATTCGCGACAAGAGTTACCAGAAAAACCGTCTTTTGTTCCGCAACAATATTGAGCGTATTGGCGAGATGATGGCCTACGAGATCTCAAAGACCCTCACCTACAAGCCCAAGACCATCACCACGCCCCTGGGCACCATCGACATCCCCATAATCAAGGACGAGGTACTGCTGGCCACTGTGCTGCGTGCCGGACTGCCTTTCCACGAGGGCTTTTTGCGTGTGTTCGACCACGCTGAGAATGGTTTTGTATCGGCTTTCCGCATGTACACCAACCGTGAGCATACTGAGGTAGGCATCCATACAGAATATCTGGCTTCACCCAGCGTCAAGGGCAAGACCGTCATCATCGTCGACCCCATGCTGGCCACAGGCGGCTCGATGGTTGCAGCCTACGAGGCACTCCTGAAAACGGGCAAGCCTCATCAGGTGCACATTGCCAGTGTAATTGGCACGCCCGAGGGTGTTGACATGCTGAAAAACAGCGTAGCAGAGGACACCACCCTTTGGTGCGCCGCCATCGACCCAGGCATGAACGAGCACAAGTACATCGTGCCAGGTTTCGGCGACTGTGGCGATCTCTGCTACGGAGAAAAACTTTAA
- the pckA gene encoding phosphoenolpyruvate carboxykinase (ATP) produces the protein MAKLDLTQYGITGSTVIAHNPSYETLFAEETKAGLTGYDKGQNTELNAVNVMTGIYTGRSPKDKYIVKDAQSQDKVWWTSEEYKNDNHPMTEEVWAKVKDIAVKELCNKELYVVDAFCGANEGTRLAVRFIVEVAWQAHFVTNMFIQPTAEELENFEPNFVIYNASKAKVENYKELGLNSETCVAFNTTSREQVIINTWYGGEMKKGMFSMQNYYLPLQGIASMHCSANTDMEGKNTAIFFGLSGTGKTTLSTDPKRLLIGDDEHGWDDEGVFNLEGGCYAKVINLDKESEPDIYNAIRRNALLENVTVDEAGKIDFADKSVTENTRVSYPIDHIEKVVKKVNGKSAGPDAKNVIFLSADAFGVLPPVSILTPEQTKYYFLSGFTAKLAGTERGITEPTPTFSACFGQAFLELHPTKYAEELVKKMEKSGAKAYLVNTGWNGTGKRISIRDTRGIIDAILNGDILNAPTKKIPYFNFEVPTQLNGVAWGILDPRDTYQNRNEWEEKAKDLAARFIKNFKKYEGNEAGKALVAAGPKL, from the coding sequence ATGGCAAAGTTAGATTTGACACAGTATGGCATCACCGGTTCTACCGTGATTGCTCACAATCCTTCGTATGAGACGCTCTTCGCAGAGGAGACTAAGGCTGGTCTGACTGGTTATGACAAGGGTCAGAACACCGAGTTGAACGCTGTTAACGTGATGACTGGTATTTATACTGGTCGTTCGCCTAAGGACAAGTACATCGTGAAGGACGCACAGAGCCAGGATAAGGTTTGGTGGACTTCAGAGGAGTACAAGAACGATAACCACCCCATGACCGAGGAGGTTTGGGCCAAGGTTAAGGACATCGCTGTTAAGGAGCTCTGCAACAAGGAGCTGTATGTTGTTGACGCATTCTGCGGCGCTAACGAGGGTACTCGCCTGGCTGTTCGCTTCATCGTTGAGGTTGCTTGGCAGGCTCACTTCGTTACCAATATGTTCATTCAGCCCACCGCTGAGGAGCTGGAGAACTTCGAGCCTAACTTCGTCATCTATAACGCTTCTAAGGCTAAGGTTGAGAACTACAAGGAGCTGGGTCTGAACTCAGAGACTTGTGTCGCTTTCAACACCACAAGCCGCGAGCAGGTGATCATCAACACTTGGTACGGTGGTGAGATGAAGAAGGGTATGTTCTCAATGCAGAACTACTATCTGCCTCTCCAGGGCATCGCTTCTATGCACTGCTCTGCTAACACCGATATGGAGGGTAAGAACACCGCTATCTTCTTCGGTCTGTCTGGTACTGGTAAGACCACTCTGTCAACTGATCCTAAGCGTCTGCTGATTGGTGACGACGAGCACGGATGGGACGACGAGGGTGTGTTCAACCTCGAGGGTGGCTGCTATGCCAAGGTTATCAACCTCGACAAGGAGTCTGAGCCCGATATCTACAACGCTATCCGTCGCAACGCTCTGCTCGAGAACGTAACTGTTGACGAGGCTGGTAAGATCGACTTCGCTGATAAGAGCGTAACTGAGAATACTCGTGTATCTTATCCTATCGACCACATCGAGAAGGTTGTTAAGAAGGTGAACGGTAAGAGTGCTGGTCCTGACGCTAAGAACGTTATCTTCCTGTCAGCTGACGCATTCGGCGTACTGCCTCCCGTATCTATCCTGACTCCTGAGCAGACCAAGTACTACTTCCTGAGCGGTTTCACTGCTAAGTTGGCTGGTACTGAGCGTGGCATCACTGAGCCCACTCCTACTTTCTCTGCTTGCTTCGGCCAGGCATTCCTCGAGCTGCACCCCACAAAGTATGCTGAGGAGCTGGTTAAGAAGATGGAGAAGAGCGGTGCTAAGGCATACCTCGTGAACACTGGTTGGAACGGTACTGGCAAGCGTATCTCTATCCGCGATACTCGTGGTATCATCGACGCTATCCTGAATGGCGACATCCTGAACGCTCCTACCAAGAAGATTCCTTACTTCAACTTCGAGGTTCCCACACAGCTCAATGGTGTGGCATGGGGCATCCTTGATCCTCGCGACACTTATCAGAACCGCAACGAGTGGGAAGAGAAGGCTAAGGATCTGGCTGCTCGCTTCATCAAGAACTTCAAGAAGTACGAGGGTAACGAGGCTGGTAAGGCTCTGGTAGCTGCTGGTCCTAAACTCTAA
- a CDS encoding GLPGLI family protein produces the protein MKKHMFIFGAITLLVGMQAHAQEEVIDTAQFLAVYDYQCKTQNNEGETVVDAMEVVVQVGRTMTKSMPWSQSSLKEPSLEAEGKFYQEAYLHMPTVWIGWPEGQTTSRELIFPNEFEGKEPTPELQWTLTDDTLRVGDYLCQKATTTYRGLTWQAYYTEEIPSSAGPWRLRGLPGLIVKAESGAHSFVLTQVLQQSEPITYKPNPEARQLSYKKLLKYRTDIYGNKQYVKNPVYYLPEFNELVKTIPNAQVTVLKQFDALFVNWMPVLHKGHVYQPLEKE, from the coding sequence ATGAAAAAGCATATGTTCATATTTGGCGCCATCACCCTTCTGGTGGGCATGCAGGCCCATGCACAGGAAGAAGTGATTGACACAGCGCAGTTCCTGGCTGTTTACGACTATCAATGCAAGACGCAGAACAATGAGGGAGAGACTGTTGTGGATGCGATGGAGGTCGTGGTGCAGGTGGGACGAACGATGACGAAGTCCATGCCCTGGTCGCAATCGTCGCTGAAGGAGCCGTCGTTAGAAGCCGAAGGAAAATTCTATCAGGAGGCTTACCTGCACATGCCGACGGTATGGATAGGATGGCCTGAGGGACAGACTACCTCGCGCGAACTGATCTTTCCTAACGAGTTCGAGGGCAAGGAACCCACGCCAGAGCTGCAGTGGACGCTGACTGACGACACCCTTCGTGTGGGCGACTATCTATGTCAGAAGGCCACGACCACGTATCGTGGACTCACATGGCAGGCGTATTATACAGAAGAGATTCCCTCGTCGGCAGGCCCTTGGCGCCTGCGTGGCCTGCCAGGCCTCATTGTCAAGGCCGAGAGTGGTGCCCACTCCTTCGTCCTGACGCAGGTGCTTCAGCAGTCGGAGCCTATCACCTATAAGCCTAATCCAGAGGCCCGTCAACTCAGTTACAAAAAGTTGTTGAAGTATCGCACTGATATCTATGGCAATAAGCAATATGTCAAGAACCCCGTCTATTATCTGCCCGAGTTCAACGAGCTGGTGAAGACTATCCCCAATGCGCAAGTAACGGTATTGAAACAGTTTGATGCCCTTTTTGTCAATTGGATGCCCGTGCTTCATAAGGGCCACGTTTATCAACCCCTTGAAAAAGAATAA
- a CDS encoding carboxypeptidase-like regulatory domain-containing protein: MRRFISLIILLSLTLMASAQVQVKGRVINLQNKPVSDVIVKLVKGSKTLAFTTTNVRGEYTMSLKETPSGETQLQFSHVSYEKESEKLELNSKVKTVDMVLTPKTISLKEVKIKGNPLRQRGDTLVHNLASFLGKGDVTLEDGLKRLPGVDVATSGAISYMGKPISQFNIEGLDLLGGRYNLATRNLPADYVTQVEIVRNHHGRKMDKDKPSDEVSMNIKLNKKAKFKPFGQEEAGAGYMQDGDDRLQALLGVTGMMFTDNFQTICSAKAGNYKSFAKADLYDHYGSSEVSTRATGLFGGFDGGRPPQGEYLYQRNAMGTINTINKLDSVTTFKVNADYSYQRVTHDIGQSSTYLTGDGSYVTVTEQTSPLTKIHLPKLSMNYQKNADRSYLDETFVVKGKFEQNEGDVLANQQQIEQRRKASSFEVVDNVYWSSRSLKGAYRYLNGGISFKRTPMLRLSFYDNGKAYGQTAQSSTLSMNLGSSFDIPIGKTFKINLPVSVSAAYDDLETVYSPPSQGGAGGGSGSINDIRGWSVNPSLNPGFEIHSRNRRFYLSTGLGASLKGLYYNKLHYTKPVINPSLSMSYTFSANSKLSFSSNYSTSIGDMMTLLTNPMQVGYRTERTSSGIIGESNNWNTSGSWKWQLPMQYFTLSLGAGHSETKHNTLYSQSVSGIDISSSALQRDTRSRSTSFNFATTKNIPTLFAKFSLDGSYGFGSGEQAVNGEVFKTKSSNYSIHSNVALTPLSWLELKYDINYGWSQSRYADNKNDVTSLTHSGAIHVFLIAVLDISLDYDHVRRQITTNQYKNMSLFNASAQYKLKKAVLRLELTNLLNQRSYAYTVYDGVNTYSYDYGLCGRTALFKATFKI; the protein is encoded by the coding sequence ATGAGAAGATTCATAAGCCTTATCATATTGTTGTCTCTGACGTTGATGGCATCGGCCCAGGTGCAAGTCAAGGGCCGTGTCATCAACCTGCAGAACAAGCCCGTGAGCGACGTCATCGTCAAGTTGGTGAAGGGCAGCAAGACGCTGGCCTTCACCACCACGAACGTGCGTGGTGAATACACCATGAGTCTGAAGGAGACGCCCAGTGGCGAGACCCAGTTGCAGTTCAGTCATGTGAGCTACGAGAAGGAGTCTGAGAAGTTGGAACTGAACAGCAAGGTGAAGACAGTCGACATGGTGCTGACACCCAAGACCATCTCGCTGAAGGAGGTGAAGATCAAAGGCAACCCCCTGCGCCAGCGAGGCGATACGCTGGTGCACAACCTGGCGTCGTTCCTGGGCAAGGGCGACGTGACCTTGGAGGACGGTCTGAAGCGCCTGCCTGGCGTCGACGTGGCTACGAGTGGTGCCATCAGCTATATGGGTAAGCCCATCTCGCAGTTCAACATCGAGGGGCTCGACCTGCTGGGCGGCCGATACAACCTGGCCACGAGGAACCTCCCTGCCGACTATGTGACGCAGGTGGAGATTGTGCGCAACCACCACGGCCGTAAGATGGACAAGGACAAGCCCAGCGACGAGGTGTCGATGAATATTAAACTCAACAAGAAGGCGAAGTTCAAGCCCTTCGGCCAGGAAGAGGCTGGCGCAGGCTATATGCAGGACGGCGACGACCGTCTGCAGGCCTTGCTGGGCGTCACTGGCATGATGTTCACAGATAATTTTCAGACCATCTGCTCGGCCAAGGCAGGCAACTATAAGTCGTTCGCCAAGGCCGACCTCTACGACCACTATGGCAGCTCGGAGGTGAGCACCCGTGCCACAGGTCTCTTTGGCGGCTTCGACGGTGGACGCCCCCCACAGGGCGAATACCTCTATCAGCGCAATGCCATGGGCACCATCAACACCATCAACAAGCTCGACTCTGTCACCACCTTCAAGGTGAATGCCGACTATAGCTATCAGCGTGTCACCCACGACATTGGTCAGAGCAGCACCTATCTGACGGGCGACGGCAGCTATGTGACGGTGACTGAGCAGACCTCGCCGCTGACGAAGATTCACCTGCCCAAGCTGTCGATGAACTATCAGAAGAATGCCGATCGCTCCTATCTCGACGAGACCTTTGTGGTGAAGGGTAAGTTCGAGCAGAACGAGGGCGACGTGCTGGCCAACCAGCAGCAGATAGAGCAGAGAAGGAAGGCCTCGTCGTTCGAGGTGGTCGACAATGTGTACTGGTCATCCCGTTCGCTCAAGGGTGCCTATCGCTATCTGAACGGAGGCATATCGTTCAAGCGCACGCCTATGCTGCGCCTGTCGTTCTACGACAATGGTAAGGCCTATGGCCAGACGGCCCAGTCGTCCACGCTCTCGATGAACCTCGGCTCGTCGTTCGACATCCCCATCGGCAAGACATTCAAAATCAATCTGCCTGTCAGCGTGAGTGCCGCCTACGACGACCTCGAGACTGTCTACTCCCCTCCATCACAGGGAGGGGCCGGGGGTGGGTCTGGGTCTATTAATGACATCCGTGGCTGGTCTGTGAACCCCAGTCTGAATCCTGGCTTCGAGATTCATTCGCGCAACCGTCGCTTCTATCTGAGTACTGGTCTGGGCGCCTCGCTCAAGGGACTCTATTATAACAAGCTCCACTACACCAAGCCTGTGATCAACCCCTCGCTCAGCATGAGCTATACCTTCTCAGCCAACAGCAAGCTGTCGTTCTCGTCGAACTACAGCACCTCTATTGGCGACATGATGACGCTGCTCACTAACCCCATGCAGGTGGGCTACCGCACAGAGCGCACCTCATCGGGCATCATTGGCGAGAGCAACAACTGGAACACGTCGGGCAGTTGGAAGTGGCAGTTGCCCATGCAATATTTCACGCTGAGCCTTGGTGCTGGCCACTCAGAGACGAAGCACAACACCCTCTATTCGCAGAGTGTCAGCGGCATCGACATCAGCAGCTCGGCCCTGCAGCGCGACACGCGTTCGCGCTCCACGAGTTTCAACTTCGCCACCACCAAGAACATCCCAACGCTCTTTGCCAAGTTCAGTCTGGATGGCAGCTATGGCTTTGGAAGTGGTGAGCAGGCCGTCAATGGCGAGGTCTTCAAGACCAAGAGCAGCAACTACAGCATCCACAGCAACGTGGCCCTGACGCCCCTCTCGTGGTTGGAGCTGAAGTACGACATCAACTACGGCTGGTCGCAGTCGCGCTATGCCGACAACAAGAACGACGTCACCTCGCTCACCCACAGTGGTGCCATCCACGTGTTCCTCATTGCCGTCCTCGACATCTCGCTCGACTACGACCATGTGCGTCGTCAGATCACCACCAACCAATACAAAAACATGTCGCTCTTCAATGCCTCAGCGCAGTACAAGCTGAAGAAGGCCGTCCTCCGTCTGGAGCTCACCAACCTACTGAACCAGCGCAGCTATGCCTACACCGTGTACGATGGCGTGAACACCTACAGCTACGACTACGGCCTCTGTGGACGCACTGCCCTGTTCAAGGCGACCTTCAAGATATAA